One window from the genome of Nicotiana sylvestris chromosome 9, ASM39365v2, whole genome shotgun sequence encodes:
- the LOC138877580 gene encoding uncharacterized protein — translation MVIANVSMNRTTPAALAPAEKFGKYFGIDFKRWQQKMFFYLATLSLQKFIKEDVPVLSDETRETERFLVIEAWKNSIFLCKNYILSGLKDASYNIYSGMETSKEQWTALEKKYKIEDSGLKKFVAAKFLDYKMVDNKNFIEGLVINEAFQVAAMIEKLPHLWKDFKNYLKHKHK, via the exons ATGGTGATTGCCAATGTCTCAATGAACCGAACAACACCGGCAGCATTGGCACCGGCCGAGAAATTcggaaaatattttgggattgatttcaagcgctggcagcaaaagatgttcttctatttggctactctaagtctccagaagttcatcaaggaagatgttcctgtgcTGTCCGATGAAACTCGAGAAACtgaacgctttctcgtgattgaggcatgGAAGAATTCAAtttttttgtgcaagaattatattctaagcGGTCTGAAGGATGCTTCGTATAACATCTATAGTGGCATGGAAACGTCAAAAGAACAGTGgactgcgcttgaaaagaaatacaaaatcgAAGATTCCGGGTTGAAGAAGTTCGTTGCTGcaaagtttttggactacaaaatggtagataacaa aaatttcattgaaggtcttgtcatcaatgaagcattccaagtagcagcgatgattgagaagttgcctcatttgtggaaggacttcaaaaactacttgaaacacaaacacAAGTAG